TACTAAGCCTAAGGCAAATCGTTCTTATTGTAGGTTTGTTGCAGTGGAGAAGCTGAAAGACCAACTGCTAGGAAATAACCAACAGACCTACTGGGTACCTGATTTTGTCAAGGTCATTATCTTTCTAAAGTAGTTTATTCCTTTTACTGTTTTTTCACAGAGTTGAGAGAGGCTTGCCATGTGTTTGTCCATTATTATTGGAATGTTCTTTCAATTCAAAGCCCCTCTCTTTTTTGTGATTGCATGTCAAGGATTTGAATTTTCCATTCAGTAAATCAGATCAAAGACTATCAAGTGCTTTACATAAGCAAGAGATGGTTCTTCAGCTTAAATGCATGACCATATAGATTTAAAGAGTATGTTTGGGAGATTCTATATACTTATTGTTAATGTATATGTAGTTGCAAGCATATATAAGAACGAAATATATGCAACCATTAATTATCTTGATAGGATTGCTAGATCCAATATACCGTGTGAAATTATTGATAGGTCTCTATTCCAGTGGTGAGGCACTTCTATTCGTTAAAACCATTCGTTAAAACCTTCATAAGTTAAGCATCTCTGTTTGTGTTCGCTTCCcaatttatttgttttgttatttaCCTTATCCATGTCATATTGCAGGACAAACGTTTCCacaattggctggaaaacgctaGAGACTGGGCTGTGAGCCGTAGTAGATTCTGGGGTACTCCTCTTCCTATCTGGATCAGTGATGATGGCGAGGAAAGAGTAGTCATGGACTCCATTGAGAAGCTTGAAAAACTCTCGGGTGTTAAGGTTTGTCCTTTCCAATTCAGTTATCCTGCTTTGCACTTCCTCCTCCGTTGTAGATTTTCTTGTATTGGTTAGAGATAGAGAGTAACCTGAGGCTCCAGCATGATCCACGAATTGTTGAATATAGTCACAATGCATATATATAATTCTAGTTCTTAGTAATATTGTCCAAATTACTAAAAAATGTTGGTGATGAAAGAACAAATTCATAAAGTGTTGAGCCTAACTAGAGATGTCTTTTTAGTTGGGAATTATTATAGCTATGTTGTTCTTACGGACATCCTTCTATGTTTTCAGGTGACTGATCTGCACCGTCATAAGATTGATCATATAACAATTCCATCTAGTCGTGGTACTGAGTTTGGAGTGCTTCGACGAGTTGAGGATGTATTTGATTGCTGGTTTGAGAGTGGGTCCATGCCTTATGCATATATTCACTACCCATTTGAGAATGTTGAATTCTTTGAGAATAACTTCCCTGGGCATTTTGTTGCTGAAGGACTGGATCAAACCCGTGGATGGTTCTATACTCTTATGGTTTTGTCGACAGCATTATTTCAAAAACCAGCATTCAGGAATCTCATCTGTAACGGTCTTGTCCTGGCTGCCGATGGGAAGAAAATGAGTAAAAGGCTCAAGAACTATCCTCCACCTACAGATGTCATAGATAAGTTCGGAGCAGACGCACTGCGGTTGTACTTGATTAATTCTCCAGTTGTGCGGGCAGAACCATTACGGTTCAAAGAGGAAGGAGTTTATAGTGTTGTGAAAGATGTATTTCTTCCTTGGTACAATGCCTATAGGTTCCTTGTTCAGAATGCCAAAAGAATTGAGCTTGAGGGCCTTGCTCCATTCCTTCCAATCGATCAACAAACGACCCAGAAGTCATCGAACGTTTTGGATCAGTGGATTAACTCAGCAACTGAAAGTCTGGTCCATTTTGTTCGACAAGAGATGGACGCATATAGGCTATACACAGTGGTACCTTATCTCTTGAAGTTCATTGACAATCTTACAAATATTTATGTGCGGTTCAACCGTAAGAGGCTAAAAGGCCGCACTGGAGAAGAAGACTGCAGGACGGCTCTGTCAACTCTATACCATGTGCTGCTAACTACATGTAAGGTGATGTCCCCTTTCACCCCATTCTTCACGGAAGTTTTGTACCAGAACATGCGCAAGGTTTCTGAAGGATCAGAGGAGAGCATTCATTATTGTAGCTTTCCCGAGGCAGTTGGAAAGAGAGAGGAACGTATTGAGCGCAGTGTTACAAGGATGATGACTGTCATTGATCTTGGTCGTAACGTACGTGAGCGCCACAATAAACCATTGAAAGCTCCTCTTAGAGAAATGGTGGTTGTTCATCCTGATCCAGACTTTCTTGAAGATATTGCTGGAAAGCTAAGAGAGTATGTGCTTGAGGAGCTAAATGTACGGTCTATTGTGCCATGCAACGATCCTTTAAAATATGCTTCTCTGCGTGCAGAACCCGACTTCAGTGTTCTAGGTAAACGATTAGGAAAATCCATGAGAATCGTTAAAGACCAGGTTCAGGCAATGACTCAGGCAGACATCTTAAGCTTTGAGAGTGCTGGTGAGGTTACTATTGATGGCCACTGCCTTAAGCTCACTGATATTAAGGTTATCCGGGTCTTCAAGCGTCCAGAGAACATGGGCGAGAAGGAAATGGATGCCGCTGGAGACGGTGATGTCTTGGTGGTCTTGGATATGTGCCCAGATAAGTCATTGTTTGAGGCAGGAGTTGCACGTGAGGTCGTAAACAGAATCCAGAAGTTAAGGAAAAAAGCTGGTCTCGAACCCACAGATATGGTGGAGGTGTACTATGAATCATTGGATGCTGATAAATCCGTCTTGAAGAATGTTGTTAACTCACAGGAGTCCTATATCAGCAGTGCACTAGGTTCTCCTTTGCTTCCTTGGGATATTACCCCTCCCCATACTGGCGTAATTGCtgaagaaagatttgatgatattTCTGAGTTTGCATTTGTTATTCGTCTGGCGAGGCAAACCCTGGTGTTCAAATCAGATGCTATTGTTAGTCTATACTCTGGAAATGTAAAGAATGCTGAAAACTTACAAACCTACTTGCTGTCTCGATACCATGGAAACCTGAAGTCAGAGTTTCAGCTCAGAAATGGCAAGATCAAGGTAGACTGCATCCAAGATCAACCTGGAGTTGAAGTGGCCCTGGGAGAGCATCTGTTCGCTTCAGTCGGAGATTATTATTTGCAAACTAAAGCTGATTGATCAAATGTTGTTTTTCTAATGAAGTGATAAAATTATTAGGGTTGATAACGATTTCTTAGCACCTTAAATATCTAGAGATATACTGAAAGTCACCCATTTCAAGGGGTGCAACACAAAATGCAACATAATTGAGCAGAAATTTCAAATGACATAGCAAAGACAATGATGTTGTTCCTTATCAACATTAGCtatttatacttttttttttttttggctcgcTCAGTATTGGCATTTTTGATCTTACAACTAACAAGAATATTTCCAATGCTTTTGTGATGCTGCAAAAAAACACAAATAACTCTACTTGATTTGATCCTAAACAAGTAAGGGCATTTTTGCCATTAAAAGAAATAACTacatatttggataaggggctctAGGGTTTACTTCATATTAACCCATTGTCTCTATCTAGCAGTCCCAAAATTTATACGGGGAGTCCCCGAAAAATCGTTCTAAGTAAATTTCCAGAAAAGTTTTTACCgttaaaattgtttttttttttttggtacaccTCCTCCAGACCGGTGGTGCTGGAGAAACGAAACGGAGAATCAATCGATCAACTACGCAAACCCCTGTAAGTAAGTTTGATTCAAACAATTCTTCTGTTTCTGTTGGATTTGAATCTATATTCTTCTTTCTCAACTCAGAATTTTCTAGGGTTAATGATTTCCTTGTTTGGAACCCTAGAAAACATTTCATGAACTAATCTTCTTGATTTTCAGAAACACATTACTCTATATTATCtatagagaagacgaaatcaccaccaccaccacctattaGGTGCTAAGCATGGAGGATTTACTCATTGGCAGAGAAATTGTGGAGGTCGGTTCTGATGAGGAGGGTTCTGGCAGCAAGCAATTGGAATCTACAGAGACTCAGGTGAGATTTGGGTCATATGTAATGTATGCTTATAATGTTAAAATTTGCAGAGTCATATTCATtgttttacttttatttatttttatttgcttgtGGTGGTAGGATGGAAGGGAGATGGTGGGGGAGGATGGGATGattattgatactactagtagtACACAAATGGAGATAACTCCAGTGGTTGATGATTCAGCTCAACCAATAGAGACGGCTCCTCCGCTGTTTCATAATCCACATTTAGATGATGGTCTACAACTAGAGGCAGCAACTTCAGTCACAGAAATTGAACCCGAACCTCAACCACCAGAGATTGATTTGACATCTTTTTTTGTCACTGATCAGGTATGTATGGTTCTTCTGTTGAGGTGTATTCCTAGAATTGTATTTTGCGAGTTATAGAAGTTAGCTAGGTTCCTAATGTGTTAATGCGATGTAGGTGTTTGAATCGCGTGAAGCAATAATACAGTGGTGTCAAGAGGTTGGAAAGAAGCATAACACAGTACTTGTCATTACAAAGTCGATGAAAACACTGACAGGAAAGGGGTCGAAACTTGAACTTGGATGTGAGAGAGGTGGTTGGTACAAGGATCATCAGAGGAAGAGTCTACAGCTCAAAACTCCTGTGGCGAAGAAACGAAAAAGCAGTACTAGGAAATGTGGTTGTCCTTTTAAGTTGAGATGTTCATGGGTTGAAGGAAATAAGTGGACTCTTCATGTAAGATGTGGAAGTCATAATCACGAGTTATCAGCAACACTTACTGGACATGCATATGTTGGTAGGTTGAAAGAGGAGGAGAAGCAGTTAGTAATTCATTTGACAGCAACTGGTGTTCAACCACAACAAGTACTTACAGCACTTAAAGAGAAGAGCAAGGAAAACTATTCTACTTTGAGAACGATATACAATGTAAAGGCCAAACTAAAGAAGAGTCAGGTTGAAGGTAAGCCTGCAATGCAACAATTGATGGAGTTACTAACTCAATACCATTATGTAGAAAAGCATAGGAGTAATGAAGAAACAGGTGAGGTGAGAGATGTATTTTGGGCTCATCCAGAATCGACGTTACTGGCCAAATGTTTTCCTTCGGTTTTAATGGTTGATTCTACATGCAAAATTAATAGATTCAAGAAACCGCTCGTTCATGTTGTTGGAGTTACTTCAACGGGGAAATACTTCACAGTTGCATTTGCCTTTATGGAGGCAGAGGCAGAAGAGCATTATATTTGGCTGTTCACGCAGCTGAAGTGGATATATATGCTAAATACGTTGCCGTCCTTATTTGTCACGGATACAGAGAGTGCATTGATAAATGCAATTGATATTGTGTTTCCGAAAGCAAGTAGAATTCTTTGCACGTGGCACATAAATCAGCAGGTGCAAGGCTACTGTGAGATGgcttttgaagatgatgaagagtgGAAACAGTTTTACAGTGATTGGAATCGTGTTTGGCAAGCTCAGACGAAGGATGAATATGGCGATGCTTATGCTGATCTATCAACAAATTGGGCGTTGAGCAACCCTGCATGCATTAAATTCTTGCGTGATACTTGGTTGATACAGAAAGAAAAATTTGTTTTGGCATGGACAAATAAGATCAAGCACTTCGGCAACACTACGACAAAGGCTGAAGGTGAGCATGAAAAACTTAGGAAATATCTCGGTACTGCTGTAGACAGTCATACTACTTGTTGGAAAGCAATGCACACCATGATAAAAGATGAAATTGCTCAAATCAAGTCCTCTTTCGAGCAAAGCCTGACCACTttgaaacatgaacatttgtcaCCTGCTTTCGAGGAGTTGAGGAACCATGTATCTCACAAGGCTTTGGAGCTTTTATTATTGGAAATTAGACATTCTGAAAATATTGACAAGGAAGAGTCTTCTTGTAGTTGTTCCCTCCGCACTACACATGGACTTCCTTGTGCACACGAGTTACTGAAATATGCTCCTGAGGGTAAGGCTATTCCTCTATCTGACATTGACCCACAGTGGAAGCAACTGTCAATAGTTCCAATACAAGAGCTACACAATGGATTTGATGTGCTACCGGAATATCAACTGTTAAGGCAGAAATGGATAGAAGCAGCAGAACCTGAACGTTTGTTGCTGTTAGAAAAGATAAAGGAGCTTGCGACATCCAAGACCAGAATCTAAGTATCTCAGGGATGAGTGATGAATTTTTGAGTATGAAATGCTCTGACAATGTGCTCTTGAAATTAGGCTTTTTTATTGGTTTCTTCGAGTTTCTTCATCTATTAGCTTTGACCTTAATATAGTTCAATTTATGAAATTATTCCTTATCAAGATTACTCATGTGTTGCATTTTATCCCTAAAAAATGATATATACGAAGGCCTGCTGGTTTACGGAAGCAAAACTTACTGTTTGTTCAAGATaggccataattttttttttttctttttcgccaGTGTTaatatttagtttttattttgaaaGTCTAACAAGGGTATGGACTTTGAAGCTCTTGCTGAGGGGTTGCAGGCCAAGACTGTCTCTTTTCCCAGTAGCCTTGACTTGATGCTTACAGGTACTATGGCTCGACTACTCTCTCTGTTACCGTTTGGTCTTGGCTCATTTTTGATACATGTACCCTTACGTATTATATTTCTATTGCCTTGTGCATAACTGGATTTTAGTTAGTGATGTATTTCTTATATCCAATAGCAGTGTTCATGACTTACTATTTAGCCTTAGCATTGTTCTCTGTCATAAGGGTTTCTTGTTATTTTAGTCAGTCTTATTTATGCTTGCTTTGATAATTATAACTTGTCTTTGTATGGTTAGCTTAGACTGAGGGGTCCTATAAAATTTTGAACTATAACTTTAGAGACAAAACAATGGGATTGTCAAAACGTTTTTAATCTCCTTGCATCTTTGGCACAGGATCTGGGTTCATTCATACATATAATTTACAGAAACAAACTTTTGCAATTTACAATATGGTGAGAGACAGCAAACTGATCAGCAACTGCAATCACCACAGCAAGGTGAAGATATGATTGCTTGTGTAGAGTCATTAGAAGCCGCCTTGTTTCCTTGCTTGCCTGCGAAAGAGCTGCAAGCAATAGGTCGTTCTCCTCATCCTTTTCATCCAAGTAAGTAATCTGATCTTGACACTGCACAAAATATATAAAACGAACTAGTCTAAGTCACGGTTGTAGTGGTTCGTAACCTCTTTCTGATCATTAACTTTGTTCATCCCGTGGGCTTGGTATATATCAGATATGATTTATGTTGCTATGTGATGGTGCTCATATGTGATGGTGCTCAAATTTGACTTCGTGATTTTGAAATGTGAATCTCATCTATGGAATTAGATCTCCAAGGTTTAGCCATTCATTGAAATGGAATAGAAAAAACAAGATAGAATGGAGATTCAGCTTGTTCAAAAATTTCCCCTGTTTTTTCAACCTCGGTTTAACATTCCAACTATTTCTAATTGGTTGACATTGACCCGACTTCTGTGTCTCTGCTATGATAATCTTTTTAGCATGATAGTCTATAAGTGAATGGTTGAGTTATTTTTCTTTtcgtcttttttctttctttgatcagTTTTAACGACTTCTAGTTTGAAGATACTGTACTTGTTTTAATGGACGCAGTGAGTCCCAAACTGAACAAAATGCATCTCCTCTAAATATTATAGTACGAAGGTGGTCCAAAAATTTCAACTTCATCTCAACAACTGGAATGTAGGGTTTTATTTTCTCATGGGACATGATCTACATATGTACAGTTTGCAATTAGACAAGCTTGAACACTATTACATGGGAAAAGTTCCAATCACCAGTCAGTCGATTGCATCATATACTTGCCAACACCAAAATTGGAAACAGAATTAGTCTTAAACAGTCATTTCAATGGTTACTAAACAAGCAGTTTGGTTCAGAGGATTACATATAAATATTACTTCTTTTCACCCTTCTTGTCTGCCAATTTTTTAGCTGTTCTGGAACTTTTGAAATACTTTGTGGTTGGAAGAGAGCACTGTCTAATTGTTATATTAAAGTATCATAATATAACCATTAAGATACTTTTCCTGGCTGCGTTATCATGTCTCTTATAAGGTGAAATTCCAGTATTTATCTTTTCCCTTTGTTGTGCAGCACTGACAAGTAGTGAAGTTCTTGCATTCAAAACTGATGGTTACTTTGTGTCTTTATAGTTGACGTGGAGAGACATGCAAGAGATTTCATGGAAGCTGCAAAGCAACTGCAATTGTATTTTATTGAACTGCAACATAAAGAGCTCCCCACGAAAGAAGCAACACTTCAAAAGGTATTTCGTATGTAATATTTGTTTAGTGCATTCATAAGACATCAGATGGGGACTGGACAACTGATTAAGAATAAATGATATAAATACCGCTCACTTAGAGACATAACAATGATACTGCAGATTCTTCCATACGATGTGTAGTTAAGCCAATAACTCTCTTTGCAGTACTGTGTTTCTCCAGGAGACTGCAGAATTGGAAGAAGAGGTGCCCAGATAAGTCGTTGTTTGATGCAGAAGTTGCACGTGAGATTGTAAACAGAATCCAGAAGTTGCATGTGAGATTGTAAACAGAATCCAGAAGTTACGAAAAAAGCTGGCATGGAACCCACAGATACGATGGAGGTGTACTAAATCACTGGATGGTGATAAACCCATCATGCAGAATGTTATTCACTCACAGGAGTCCTATATCAGGGGTGCACTAGGTTCTCCTTTGCTTCCTTGGGATACTACCCCGCTCTATACCGTCATAATCTCAATCTGTGAAGAAAGTCTTCATGGTATATCTGAGTTTGGCATTTGTTATTCGTTTTGCGAAGCAAATCTGGTGTTCAAATCAGATGCTACTGTATACTCTggaaatgcaatgcatgatgaaaGCTAACATACCTACTTGTTGTCTGTGGACCACGGAAATCTGAAGTCCAAGTTTCAGCTTGGAAGTGGCAAGATCAAGGTAGATTACATCCGGCTCGGAAATGGCAAGATCAAGGTAGTAGACTTTGTAGACTACATCCAATATCAACCTGGAGTCCTGGGAGAGTATGTTTTTGTCACAGTTTGAGATTATTATTTGCAAACCAAAGCTGATTAGGTCAAATGTGTCTTTAAATTTgtcattttgattttattttttttacaaataCAACACATAATCTGGTGTCAATATTTGTCATTTATTGTAAAGAATTTCAGCATAGTAGTATTGAAAATTGCTGATTTTAAAATtgttgaattaaaaaaaaaaagttgattgtGTCGTTTCCAGGCATAGTATTTTGGtgcagttttcttcttctttgatacttattctgaATCTAAACGCTCTTCTACTAGTTTCTTTCTTTCAGTTCTCTATGGGAACAGGGAGGAAACTTAATGAGTTAGTACAAGAACAGCCTAGTGCACCAGGGAAATCTGGTATGGTAATTTCAAACCTGCCCAGAAAGCTAttatctctgatttcttcagttCTCTTTATAGAACACCTAAAACCCAATCCCCTTCTGTTTCTACAtggtggaagaaaacagagaaataCTAACATCTTCCAACTTCTACAAAGAAACCCACTTCTTTGGTAAATTAGCTGACACAAATCTTTGATGTGAAGTTCTCTATCGGGTAAGAAAATATGGTTAATTCTCATGTTTTTGCATCTCAATTGTTGTACAAGAAAAGATGAAATTTAGAGATGTCAATGTTTCATTGCATCTGGTGTGCAATTTCACCAAGTTTGCAACGATTTCATATAATATATTTTCGATGCTTTGCATTTACAATTAGTTAGCATTTGAATGAAGATCtttttaaaaataagaaaatgatcATCGTATTACTTAAatcaataaaaaagataaatcattTTCAACAAAATCATCAAGAATGAATTTTTTTAGAGAGCCATTTCCTTCAAGGTATCTTGTTTTTCTGACAGTGACAGTATCTTTCACTAGGCATCTATAAAATTCACCACAAGTCAGCTTAACTTAAGCTTCATATCGTAAAGAAAATAGAATATGTATAGAgattgatacatgtgtatcttcctctccccgggaactagtgatcctcaagacggatTAAGAATAGAATCATAATTTAGgagggattactgatttaaggCAGTATTCATATGGAAGAAAAATAGATTTCTAAGAGGTTtagaaaccaaaccaaagtatggaaatataccTAGATAAGAAAATACTTCGtagacaaggtaatatacctagataaggaaatatacctagaaacggaattattcctagataaggaaataaattccgagaaggtttgggaaaccattaaagctataaataaagatgtttagctcatatctAAGACAtttagagtgtggtttgtgagaCATACACACCTAGACTAGAGagggaggtttgtgagacaaatcacctagagaaaagtttgtgaggcaatactAGATTATTTTAAAAGCCAGCATagcaaaacagtttaaggttatccactgtttagagagattgtgaacgTACCAAAGAGAGAATCGTAATCCTTTTCTTGtttataatctagagaagatatattttcttcgaatctggtttctagtgtgttatgttttctagttttcgtctattattattttgaattccgccCCTCTATCATAATAGTCACcgaggtacagagatcaatacgtatcaagttggcatcagAGCAAGGTTCGTTTCTTTTATGGAAGATTCATGTGGTTGATggtcttcactagatctctctacaaacaACTTGGTGAGTTACTCGAAAATTGGAATACATTAGGATAATAAGGGAATCAAGGATGACTAAGTCCGATGATGATCCTAAGAAAAGCGagccacaaactatggaagaaaaggtggctacgaAACAAATAGATATGAAGTTGATTCAAACTACTCTTAAAGAATTGACTGAATgcattcgttctcatacacccaagtcgaaggcgaagaaaaagactacgtcttcatctggtgtttttgaagaaaatgacgaggaagaaaaagaaccactcgaagaagattgcattatggagcgaagagtgactaagacaagaGGAGCAAATATGGACGCTTTTCACATTAGATGTCAAGGTCAAGTTTCCATCAAAGAGATATGGTTCAGCAGGGTGAACGGAACTCTTGAGTTtataacctccaaatataactttcacaggagttcaagttcttgggtggggtggggggcatgatacatgtgtatcttcctctccctgggaactagtgatcctcaagacagATTAAGGATACAATTGTAATTTAAGAGGGATTACTTATTTAAGGCAGTATTCCTATGGAagaaaatagattcctaagaggtttgggaaaccaaaccaatataatgaaatatacttcatagacaaggtaatatacctagacaaggaaatatacctagaaaatgaATTATTCCTAGACTCCTcagaaggtttgggaaaccgttaaagctataaataaagatgtttagctcatagctaagacatctagagttTGGTTTGTGATACATACACACCTAGACTAGAGAGTGAGGTTTGTGAGAAAGATCACCTATAGAAAAGTTTATGAGGCAATACtagattattgtaaaagcaagcttagcaaaacagtttaaggttatccactgtttagagagattttGAATGTTACAAAGAGAGAATCGTAATCATTTTCTTGtttataatctagagaagatatattttcttcgaatctggtttctaatgtgttctgttttctagttttcgtctattattattctaaattccgcctctataataatagtcatcgaggtacagagatcaatacttATCAGAGATACAACTGACAATTTGCCTAACAAATACACAGATGATCAAACAAATCTCACATTCATTTTTACACTGATGTTGCAGCAATTGAAAAGAGGCATGAAGATTCTAAATCTATAGAAGATACCGAGCGTGCGAAAATAAAACCTTGAGAAGATAAATCATAGTGCGATAGATCTATCGTGTGATCTTCATGGTATGTGAAAGAGTTCCCATACAAGACCAAAATTACTATAACAACAATTCATTTCTGATCGGATCTAACAGATTTAGTTAAACACGACCGACATTACTGTTCTCCTTACTTCCACTCTCTCACTTTTCTCTCTTCCTAAACCATGAAATGGGATGTTAGGGACTTTTCGTTTTATAGACTAAGACAACACAACCATGTGATTTACTAAAATCTCCTTCAAATCTAATCTTCTCTTGAAGGGTGTTTAGATACCGAAAATCAGAAGTCAATCCAGAGTCATAGGCAAATACAATTTGCTTCATAAAAAAGTTTGACTTTTATTTTTAGAAGTAAATACGAAATAATATGCCAAACTAACTTCAAATTTCTTTTGTTTATCAAAATCGCAAGAAACCTTTTAAGTGATACCCAAACACATTATTGGGTAGATGTAAAGGTCTGCTTAGATGAGCGGAAAAAGCCAATACTGACATCGAGAGACGAAAGCTTGGAGAGCGAATGAAATTAGATATTCCTCGAAAGCGTTGTGCATATATCGATTCATATACAATTGTAGCCAACGCCTTCAGTATTCTTCCAGTATAACTTTCATCAAATCTGTGATTTTTCTTCCCAACTTTAGGACTTTGATTTTAGTTATGGAGACAATTTACATGAATAATAGATCATCTATTAAAAGAGACAGGGAAAGAAGGAATTGTACTAATATCGTGTGATTATGCAGGGTCATGCTTTGGAGCCAAAGGTCAATAATTTAATGGAAAATTGAGCCCAGAACATGAGGTGGAGCAGCTAGAATGTATGACATTAAAAGATGGAGTTGTATGGACTAATTCAATGGAGATGGAAAAAGTcgtttttgaatttgaaaatgaaaatctAATAAAGTCTATCAAGGAACCATATCCTTGTGTTCATTGGATAAATCATAATATTATTTTAGATATCCAGATCTATTTTCAAGACAATCCA
This is a stretch of genomic DNA from Papaver somniferum cultivar HN1 chromosome 1, ASM357369v1, whole genome shotgun sequence. It encodes these proteins:
- the LOC113312005 gene encoding PKS-NRPS hybrid synthetase CHGG_01239-like gives rise to the protein MEDLLIGREIVEVGSDEEGSGSKQLESTETQDGREMVGEDGMIIDTTSSTQMEITPVVDDSAQPIETAPPLFHNPHLDDGLQLEAATSVTEIEPEPQPPEIDLTSFFVTDQVFESREAIIQWCQEVGKKHNTVLVITKSMKTLTGKGSKLELGCERGGWYKDHQRKSLQLKTPVAKKRKSSTRKCGCPFKLRCSWVEGNKWTLHVRCGSHNHELSATLTGHAYVGRLKEEEKQLVIHLTATGVQPQQVLTALKEKSKENYSTLRTIYNVKAKLKKSQVEGKPAMQQLMELLTQYHYVEKHRSNEETGEVRDVFWAHPESTLLAKCFPSVLMVDSTCKINRFKKPLVHVVGVTSTGKYFTVAFAFMEAEAEEHYIWLFTQLKWIYMLNTLPSLFVTDTESALINAIDIVFPKASRILCTWHINQQVQGYCEMAFEDDEEWKQFYSDWNRVWQAQTKDEYGDAYADLSTNWALSNPACIKFLRDTWLIQKEKFVLAWTNKIKHFGNTTTKAEGEHEKLRKYLGTAVDSHTTCWKAMHTMIKDEIAQIKSSFEQSLTTLKHEHLSPAFEELRNHVSHKALELLLLEIRHSENIDKEESSCSCSLRTTHGLPCAHELLKYAPEGKAIPLSDIDPQWKQLSIVPIQELHNGFDVLPEYQLLRQKWIEAAEPERLLLLEKIKELATSKTRI
- the LOC113311999 gene encoding isoleucine--tRNA ligase, cytoplasmic-like — its product is MEEVKEGKDFSFPKQEEEISKYWSDIKAFENQLKRTENLPEFVFYDGPPFATGLPHYGHLLAGTIKDIVTRYQTMIGHHVTRRFGWDCHGLPVEYEIDQKLGIKTKQDVLNFGIANYNEECRSIVTRYVSEWESTVTRMGRWIDFKNDYKTMDINYMESVWWVFSQLYEKGLVYRGFKVMPYSTGCKTPLSNFEANSNYKDVSDPEIMVSFPIVGDPDNAALVAWTTTPWTLPSNLCLCVNAKFDYVKVRNKTSGLVYVVAKCRLSQLPGDAKKKSKTDGSNAPGQDSKNAKSKNKSSSSDGKVEKEADSGPYELLETMTGASLVGLRYTPLFDYFVDEFSDNDKAFTVVADNYVTDDSGTGVVHCAPAFGEEDYRVCIENQIIQKGKNLTVAVDDDGCFTEKVSHFCGRYVKDADKDIINDVKAKGRLVKSQTFTHSYPFCWRSDTPLIYRAVPSWFVAVEKLKDQLLGNNQQTYWVPDFVKDKRFHNWLENARDWAVSRSRFWGTPLPIWISDDGEERVVMDSIEKLEKLSGVKVTDLHRHKIDHITIPSSRGTEFGVLRRVEDVFDCWFESGSMPYAYIHYPFENVEFFENNFPGHFVAEGLDQTRGWFYTLMVLSTALFQKPAFRNLICNGLVLAADGKKMSKRLKNYPPPTDVIDKFGADALRLYLINSPVVRAEPLRFKEEGVYSVVKDVFLPWYNAYRFLVQNAKRIELEGLAPFLPIDQQTTQKSSNVLDQWINSATESLVHFVRQEMDAYRLYTVVPYLLKFIDNLTNIYVRFNRKRLKGRTGEEDCRTALSTLYHVLLTTCKVMSPFTPFFTEVLYQNMRKVSEGSEESIHYCSFPEAVGKREERIERSVTRMMTVIDLGRNVRERHNKPLKAPLREMVVVHPDPDFLEDIAGKLREYVLEELNVRSIVPCNDPLKYASLRAEPDFSVLGKRLGKSMRIVKDQVQAMTQADILSFESAGEVTIDGHCLKLTDIKVIRVFKRPENMGEKEMDAAGDGDVLVVLDMCPDKSLFEAGVAREVVNRIQKLRKKAGLEPTDMVEVYYESLDADKSVLKNVVNSQESYISSALGSPLLPWDITPPHTGVIAEERFDDISEFAFVIRLARQTLVFKSDAIVSLYSGNVKNAENLQTYLLSRYHGNLKSEFQLRNGKIKVDCIQDQPGVEVALGEHLFASVGDYYLQTKAD
- the LOC113312020 gene encoding uncharacterized protein LOC113312020 isoform X1 codes for the protein MDFEALAEGLQAKTVSFPSSLDLMLTETNFCNLQYGERQQTDQQLQSPQQGEDMIACVESLEAALFPCLPAKELQAIGRSPHPFHPIDVERHARDFMEAAKQLQLYFIELQHKELPTKEATLQKYCVSPGDCRIGRRGAQISRCLMQKLHVRL
- the LOC113312020 gene encoding mediator of RNA polymerase II transcription subunit 28-like isoform X2 gives rise to the protein MDFEALAEGLQAKTVSFPSSLDLMLTETNFCNLQYGERQQTDQQLQSPQQGEDMIACVESLEAALFPCLPAKELQAIGRSPHPFHPIDVERHARDFMEAAKQLQLYFIELQHKELPTKEATLQKETAELEEEVPR